A genomic window from Cydia strobilella chromosome 26, ilCydStro3.1, whole genome shotgun sequence includes:
- the LOC134753159 gene encoding zinc finger protein 345-like, translating to MPLPLVLVNMDTVKVEEQLELLACRICLACDVKLYHIRDAGLDISFSELLGFPVTASDGLPQHLCSWCRTLLLKAVRLQACSRRSDSLLRQALTHQQTITNAYIRTIDRSIHKLTLTLSQNLKTNVQYYFEQDKTLENVNVHLDIDIIKDEIEPNENGLNNKLDKVETDILQINVIETDIKAFDINCDGIADSDDSDEDSKMNLQEYKYKMENVNLEPKPALVKVKIGTRLDKQIMKVSKRRRLKEVNVETFKNKKLHSKANKVTKKNKETNEVKAKAGKEKDSEPGRFFTIEEIEEFVKKHNFEIQCLTEEEMAEDMERRKVSDRYKHCKFKCNLCYKGFLTSTTFDNHMKKDHDPRNAKNECRLCRVSYRYGFYLKQHVQNAHRLRLRCAECGEGVWGRKECVAHAARHAGTTRQCKYCGKHFLKKSSYTWHMRAAHPVENSARGSCELCGEIYTSAKGLKAHKLLAHNKGSAPELQCGRCRAQFDNKEALTKHRQQQVDDKCDPDLSPCAACGAGCAGAEALLRHMHAAHSVDIFTCDLCNKSFLSKPSLSTHIDRVHLGIRPLQHHQLTQYKKHSKRPVQHKRRGHDHMCEHCGKAYTTHQFLKNHQMTHTGERPFKCDRCPKGFTTAVQLTWHTRTHTGERPFQCDQCHQAFSLEGNLRRHRKAVHLGLRKNVPCPRCEKTFSTNSTMKLHVRTVHDGAPWPRRDRRPRKHPPQITEVL from the exons ATGCCTTTACCTTTAGTGTTAGTAAACATGGACACCGTGAAAGTGGAGGAACAGTTGGAGTTGTTGGCATGTCGGATTTGTCTGGCTTGTGACGTGAAATTGTATCATATTCGCGACGCTGGCTTAGATATTTCGTTTTCGGAACTTTTGGGATTTCCG GTAACGGCATCAGATGGGTTACCTCAGCACTTATGCAGCTGGTGTCGCACACTCCTGCTAAAAGCAGTGCGGCTGCAAGCTTGCTCAAGACGATCAGACAGCTTGCTTCGACAGGCGCTCACACACCAACAAACA ATAACAAACGCATACATCCGCACTATCGACCGTTCTATACACAAACTGACACTCACACTCTCGCAAAACTTAAAAACCAACGTTCAGTATTACTTTGAACAAGACAAAACTCTGGAAAATGTAAATGTCCATCTAGATATTGATATTATCAAAGATGAGATAGAACCAAATGAAAATGGTTTGAACAATAAACTTGACAAGGTAGAAACAGATATATTACAGATTAATGTAATCGAAACTGACATTAAAGCGTTTGATATAAATTGCGACGGTATAGCAGACAGTGATGATTCTGATGAAGATTCTAAAATGAATCTTCAAGAATATAAGTATAAAATGGAAAATGTTAATCTTGAGCCAAAACCTGCGTTAGTCAAAGTTAAAATAGGAACTAGATTAGATAAACAAATAATGAAAGTCTCAAAAAGACGTAGACTAAAGGAAGTTAATGtagaaacatttaaaaataaaaagctacaTTCAAAAGCCAATAAAGTAAcgaagaaaaataaagaaacaaatGAAGTAAAAGCAAAAGCCGGTAAAGAAAAAGACTCTGAACCAGGAAGGTTTTTTACAATAGAGGAAATAGAAGAGTTTGTAAAAAAGCATAATTTTGAAATCCAGTGTTTGACTGAGGAAGAAATGGCGGAGGATATGGAAAGGAGGAAAGTGTCGGATCGGTATAAACACTGCAAGTTCAAATGTAACTTGTGTTATAAAGGCTTTCTGACGTCCACTACTTTTGACAATCATATGAAGAAAGATCATGACCCG CGTAACGCAAAGAACGAGTGCCGGTTATGCCGCGTGAGCTACCGCTACGGGTTCTATCTCAAACAACACGTGCAGAACGCGCACCGGCTGCGGCTGCGCTGCGCCGAGTGCGGCGAGGGCGTGTGGGGCAG GAAAGAGTGCGTCGCGCACGCGGCGCGCCACGCCGGCACCACGCGGCAATGCAAGTACTGCGGGAAGCACTTCCT TAAGAAATCGTCGTACACATGGCACATGCGTGCAGCGCACCCCGTCGAGAACTCTGCGCGCGGCTCGTGCGAACTATGTGGGGAGATCTACACCAGTGCCAAGGGACTTAAGGCGCATAAACTACTCGCGCACAATAAG GGTTCTGCGCCCGAGTTGCAGTGCGGCCGCTGCCGTGCTCAGTTCGACAATAAGGAGGCACTAACGAAACACCGGCAACAACAAGTTGACGACAAGTGTGATCCTGACTTAAG CCCgtgcgcggcgtgcggcgcgggCTGCGCGGGCGCCGAGGCGCTGCTGCGGCACATGCACGCGGCGCACAGCGTCGATATCTTCACCTGTGACCTC TGCAACAAATCATTCCTATCCAAGCCGTCGCTCTCGACCCATATAGACCGCGTCCATCTCGGCATCAGGCCGCTGCAGCACCACCAGCTCACGCAATACAAGAAGCACAGCAAACGCCCTGTGCAGCACAAGAGACGGGGGCACGACCACATGTGCGAGCACTGCGGGAAGGCCTACACG ACACACCAGTTTTTAAAGAACCACCAGATGACGCACACGGGTGAACGGCCCTTTAAATGCGATCGCTGCCCTAAAGGGTTCACCACAGCTGTGCAGCTCACG TGGCACACGCGGACACACACGGGGGAGCGACCGTTCCAGTGCGACCAGTGTCACCAGGCGTTCAGTCTAGAAGGCAACCTCAGGAGGCACCGCAAAGCG GTGCACCTAGGGCTCCGCAAGAACGTGCCGTGCCCGCGCTGCGAGAAAACGTTCTCCACTAACTCCACCATGAAGCTCCACGTCAGAACAGTGCACGACGGAGCGCCCTGGCCGCGCCGAGACCGCAGGCCGAGGAAACACCCACCGCAGATTACAGAAGTTTTATAA